Proteins co-encoded in one Microcoleus sp. FACHB-831 genomic window:
- a CDS encoding hybrid sensor histidine kinase/response regulator → MNIYPIRVLLVEDDEDDYILTRDLLDEVERVRFSLEWVATYDAALEAIAQTRHDVYLVDYRLGDRNGLELLREAVAKGCKAPIILLTGQGDREIDVEAMKAGAADYLDKGHIGAPLLEHSIRYAIERKQAEQKIREQAALLDVATDAIFVQDRDNKILFWNKGAERLYGWKATDALGKNAVQLLYSKILPTKEDFGASFVNSNSNLSSDRFPPTDIQKTLAEKGEWQGELHQFNRDGKEVIVSSRWTLVRDEQAQAKSILVVNTDITSSKQLEAQFLRAQRLESIGTLAGGIAHDLNNVLTPIMMAIQLLEAQVTDERSLRLLPILKNNTKRGAALVKQVLSFARGIEGERTVLQVRHLISEIKQIAKQTFPKSLEFYTDIPQDLWTVSGDATQLHQVLMNLCVNARDAMPVGGTISICAENLIVDQNYARMNIEAKVGAYIVLTVSDTGTGMPKDILDRIFEPFFTTKEIGKGTGLGLSTVLGIVKSHGGFIKVTSDVGRGTQFKVYLPAVEATETQYREDLELPKGNGELVLVVDDEVAICEVTKTSLETYGYRVLTASDGIEAIATYAQKKSDISVVLLDMMMPSMDGATTIRTLQKINPYVKIIAISGITANEKIAKNAGSTVKTFLSKPYTSKKLLKTINLVLTEN, encoded by the coding sequence ATGAACATCTACCCAATCAGAGTCCTTTTAGTCGAGGATGATGAAGATGACTATATACTGACTCGCGATTTGCTTGATGAAGTCGAACGAGTTAGATTTAGTTTGGAATGGGTAGCGACTTATGATGCTGCACTAGAAGCGATCGCTCAAACTCGGCATGATGTGTATTTGGTTGATTATCGTCTAGGCGATCGCAACGGATTGGAACTGTTGCGCGAAGCAGTTGCCAAAGGCTGCAAAGCCCCGATAATTTTACTTACCGGACAGGGCGATCGCGAAATAGATGTCGAAGCGATGAAAGCAGGTGCGGCAGATTACCTGGACAAAGGTCACATTGGCGCGCCTTTGCTAGAACATTCCATTCGCTACGCCATCGAACGCAAGCAAGCAGAACAAAAAATACGCGAACAAGCTGCCCTACTTGATGTCGCAACAGACGCTATTTTTGTGCAAGATCGAGATAACAAAATCCTCTTCTGGAACAAAGGTGCTGAACGCCTTTACGGATGGAAAGCGACTGATGCTTTGGGCAAAAATGCCGTGCAGCTTTTGTATAGCAAAATCCTGCCTACCAAAGAAGACTTCGGCGCTTCATTTGTTAATAGCAACTCAAACTTATCATCAGACCGCTTTCCTCCTACAGATATCCAGAAAACTCTTGCTGAGAAAGGCGAATGGCAGGGTGAGTTGCATCAATTCAACCGCGATGGCAAAGAAGTCATAGTTTCTAGCCGCTGGACGCTGGTACGCGATGAACAGGCGCAAGCCAAATCAATCCTCGTTGTTAATACAGATATCACCTCTAGCAAACAACTCGAAGCCCAGTTTCTCAGGGCACAACGATTGGAGAGCATCGGCACGCTTGCAGGCGGAATTGCACACGATTTGAACAATGTGCTGACGCCAATTATGATGGCAATTCAACTTTTAGAGGCGCAAGTAACAGATGAGCGAAGTCTACGGCTGTTACCAATACTGAAAAACAATACTAAACGCGGAGCCGCTTTGGTAAAGCAAGTGCTGTCTTTTGCACGTGGAATTGAAGGCGAACGCACGGTTCTGCAAGTAAGACATTTAATATCTGAAATTAAACAGATTGCCAAACAAACATTCCCGAAATCACTAGAATTTTATACTGATATACCGCAAGACCTTTGGACTGTCTCTGGAGATGCTACGCAACTGCATCAAGTTCTGATGAACCTTTGCGTAAATGCACGCGACGCTATGCCCGTCGGGGGCACTATTAGTATCTGCGCGGAAAATTTGATCGTCGATCAAAACTATGCCCGCATGAATATTGAAGCTAAGGTTGGTGCTTATATTGTTCTTACAGTATCGGATACGGGTACGGGGATGCCCAAAGATATTCTAGATAGAATCTTTGAGCCATTCTTCACAACTAAAGAAATTGGTAAAGGCACTGGTCTAGGTCTTTCAACAGTTTTAGGGATTGTTAAAAGTCACGGCGGCTTTATAAAGGTTACTAGCGATGTGGGAAGAGGAACGCAGTTTAAGGTTTACTTGCCAGCCGTAGAAGCAACTGAAACGCAGTATAGGGAAGATTTAGAACTGCCTAAAGGAAACGGCGAATTAGTACTCGTTGTTGATGATGAAGTCGCTATTTGTGAGGTTACAAAGACATCGCTAGAAACTTATGGTTATCGAGTGTTAACTGCTAGTGATGGAATTGAAGCGATCGCAACTTATGCCCAAAAAAAATCCGATATCAGCGTGGTTTTACTGGATATGATGATGCCGTCTATGGATGGTGCAACAACCATACGAACTTTGCAAAAAATTAACCCCTATGTCAAGATTATTGCCATCAGCGGCATCACTGCAAATGAAAAAATTGCCAAGAATGCTGGTAGTACGGTTAAAACATTTTTGTCAAAACCCTACACCTCCAAAAAATTACTAAAAACTATAAATTTAGTTCTCACTGAGAATTAA
- a CDS encoding aspartate carbamoyltransferase catalytic subunit, whose translation MPSNTWTRRHIISLADFTTTEYDTVLQTAASFREVLSRRTPKVPTLQGQVVANLFFEPSTRTRSSFELAAKRLSADTLNFAAATSSLTKGETILDTAKTYLAMGTDIMVIRHQEAGVPQAIANEMDRLESRVGVLNAGDGQHEHPSQALLDLFTITTLLDPDRPRIELLKDKKIAIVGDILHSRVARSNIWSLTATGAEVHLASTPTLLPQLFANYGIDRPGKLFLHWDVEPALENADFVMTLRLQKERMTQHLLPSLREYHQRYGITRDRIKLCKDEVKVLHPGPVNRGVEISSDLMDDLQFSLISQQVTSGVAVRMALLYLMGGGKA comes from the coding sequence ATGCCTTCTAATACATGGACTCGCCGCCACATTATTTCCTTGGCTGACTTCACTACAACTGAATACGACACAGTGCTGCAAACTGCTGCGAGTTTCCGCGAGGTACTGTCGCGGCGGACTCCGAAAGTGCCGACATTGCAGGGTCAGGTAGTGGCTAATTTGTTTTTTGAACCTTCTACCCGCACGCGCAGTAGTTTTGAACTGGCTGCAAAGCGATTGTCAGCTGATACGCTAAATTTTGCCGCCGCAACGTCTTCTTTGACTAAAGGGGAAACCATTCTGGATACGGCAAAGACGTATCTTGCAATGGGAACCGATATTATGGTAATTCGGCATCAAGAGGCGGGAGTGCCACAAGCGATCGCCAACGAGATGGATCGGCTAGAATCGCGGGTGGGCGTCCTTAACGCTGGTGACGGTCAGCACGAACATCCTTCACAAGCACTTTTAGACTTATTTACCATCACAACCCTTTTAGACCCAGACCGACCTCGCATCGAACTTCTGAAGGACAAAAAAATTGCCATTGTCGGGGATATTTTACACTCGCGGGTGGCGCGGTCTAACATTTGGAGTTTAACTGCAACTGGTGCAGAGGTGCATCTAGCCAGTACGCCCACCTTATTACCCCAATTGTTTGCTAATTATGGTATCGATAGACCAGGCAAACTATTTCTGCATTGGGATGTTGAGCCAGCTTTAGAAAATGCCGATTTTGTGATGACATTGCGGCTGCAAAAAGAAAGAATGACACAGCATTTGTTGCCTTCTTTGCGAGAGTATCATCAACGGTATGGAATAACGCGCGATCGCATCAAACTCTGTAAAGATGAAGTCAAAGTTTTGCATCCCGGCCCAGTTAATCGAGGCGTTGAAATTAGCTCTGACCTAATGGACGACTTGCAATTTAGCCTCATTTCTCAACAAGTGACTAGCGGCGTTGCGGTGCGGATGGCACTATTGTATCTGATGGGTGGCGGCAAAGCTTAA
- a CDS encoding HPP family protein produces the protein MKGNLPQKRTNYTYLSRLNYKKIQLKWENYWFKIRGRWRSCPLTCPIDRPHHRHIFWSWFGSFLAIAATAYLSTKTNTPLLMAPFGATSVLIFGVPDSPLAQPRNVIGGNIVAAVVSLTILHLFGSSPWAMGFAVATSIGMMQFTGTLHPPAGAVALVVMMTKASWQFLLTPALEGSIILVLCAVVFNNLAEERTYPKHWL, from the coding sequence ATGAAAGGAAATTTACCCCAAAAACGCACTAATTACACCTATTTATCCAGGTTAAATTACAAAAAAATTCAGTTGAAATGGGAAAATTACTGGTTCAAGATACGTGGAAGGTGGCGTTCGTGTCCCCTGACGTGCCCCATAGATAGACCTCATCACAGACATATCTTTTGGAGTTGGTTCGGTAGTTTCCTGGCAATAGCAGCAACGGCTTACCTAAGCACGAAAACAAATACTCCTCTGCTTATGGCTCCCTTTGGTGCCACTAGCGTATTAATCTTTGGCGTACCTGACAGCCCTTTGGCTCAACCCCGTAATGTGATTGGGGGTAATATCGTAGCTGCTGTAGTCAGCTTAACTATTCTGCATCTTTTCGGTTCGTCACCTTGGGCGATGGGATTTGCTGTCGCCACTTCCATCGGTATGATGCAGTTTACCGGAACTTTGCACCCGCCTGCGGGAGCAGTTGCATTAGTCGTGATGATGACAAAGGCTTCCTGGCAATTTTTGCTGACTCCTGCCCTTGAAGGTTCTATTATTCTGGTATTATGCGCTGTGGTTTTTAATAATCTGGCAGAAGAAAGGACTTATCCAAAGCACTGGCTGTAA
- the mgtE gene encoding magnesium transporter, with translation MLTQEGRVALSDIGDLNQLKSELNRIPAVDVGDYIAELPAERRAIAFRLLKKDQAIDVFEYLPPEVQEELIGSLHDTQVCQIVESMRPDDRAELFDELPAGIVKRLVQQLSPTERQATSMILGYPEGTTGRVMTTEYVRLREGLTVGEALSKIRLSDRDKETIYYAYVTDNNRKLVQVVSLRQLLFTIPDVLIRDIASDRVVKAYTETPQEEAAQTMKRYDLIALPVVDREDRLVGIITIDDVVDILEEEATEDIQKLAGVSGGDEAALSPPLVTIRKRLPWLVGNIGLYIAAASAIAPFQGVISVVPVLAVIMPILSNASGNVAIQALSVTVRGLGVGEVTPADTPQILRKELLAGVGTAVALGLSLGILSLIWSPANERWVAIVAALVMCVNVFIAAALGTLLPMGLKRLKLDPALISGPLLTTMLDAVGFLTFLSLISFALKIVAR, from the coding sequence ATGCTCACCCAAGAAGGACGTGTTGCGCTGTCGGATATTGGCGATTTAAACCAGTTGAAGTCGGAACTGAATCGCATACCCGCTGTAGATGTAGGGGATTACATTGCTGAACTGCCCGCAGAACGGCGGGCGATCGCTTTTCGCTTGCTCAAAAAAGATCAGGCGATTGACGTATTTGAGTATCTACCGCCTGAAGTGCAGGAAGAGCTAATTGGTTCGCTTCACGACACCCAGGTTTGCCAGATTGTTGAATCTATGCGCCCTGATGACAGGGCAGAATTGTTTGATGAGTTGCCTGCTGGGATAGTCAAGCGGCTGGTGCAGCAACTCAGCCCGACTGAACGACAGGCAACGTCGATGATTTTGGGTTATCCAGAAGGCACGACAGGGCGCGTGATGACAACAGAATACGTGCGCCTGCGCGAGGGATTGACGGTAGGAGAAGCTTTGAGCAAAATCCGCCTCTCCGACCGAGATAAGGAAACGATTTACTACGCCTACGTCACCGACAACAACCGCAAGTTAGTGCAGGTAGTTTCGTTGAGGCAATTGCTGTTTACGATTCCTGATGTTCTGATTCGGGATATTGCTAGCGATCGCGTCGTCAAAGCTTATACCGAAACTCCCCAAGAAGAAGCTGCCCAAACAATGAAGCGCTATGACTTGATAGCCCTTCCTGTAGTCGATCGAGAAGATCGGCTAGTGGGCATTATCACCATTGATGACGTGGTGGACATTTTAGAAGAGGAAGCAACTGAAGATATTCAGAAACTGGCTGGCGTCAGCGGCGGCGACGAAGCAGCTTTGTCTCCTCCATTAGTGACAATCCGCAAGCGTCTGCCTTGGCTGGTCGGGAATATTGGTTTGTACATTGCAGCCGCAAGTGCGATCGCGCCCTTTCAAGGCGTGATTTCAGTTGTCCCCGTCCTAGCCGTGATCATGCCAATTTTGTCCAACGCCAGCGGTAATGTCGCCATTCAGGCTTTATCTGTAACAGTGCGCGGGCTGGGTGTCGGCGAAGTAACTCCTGCTGATACACCACAAATTCTCCGCAAGGAACTCCTAGCTGGGGTGGGTACAGCCGTGGCATTGGGCTTGTCGTTGGGTATCCTGTCTTTAATTTGGTCGCCTGCTAACGAGCGATGGGTAGCGATCGTGGCAGCACTCGTGATGTGTGTGAATGTGTTCATAGCCGCCGCACTGGGAACGTTACTGCCAATGGGTTTGAAGCGATTAAAGCTAGATCCGGCGCTAATTAGCGGGCCGCTACTAACTACCATGCTAGATGCAGTCGGTTTTTTGACCTTTCTCAGCCTGATTTCATTTGCTTTAAAGATAGTAGCAAGATGA
- a CDS encoding sporulation/spore germination protein, whose product MNHIQKYLATVALAATVVSLSSCTSPADNRQVEAALDTPNQPAPAVTTPGVIPPSKTAGNIAASIAADKNTVTVTIYKPDNQCQDLVAEKVAVPSARTVEAAVGRVIEDRANSDFNLAGYRVSVNSQTGVATVDMRVSGNSRRQFVSLSSCEQFALFGSLRKTLTSNSQWKIKDVRFTEQGEEIYL is encoded by the coding sequence ATGAACCATATTCAAAAATATCTTGCAACCGTAGCACTTGCCGCTACTGTCGTTAGTCTTAGTAGTTGTACTTCTCCAGCAGATAACCGCCAAGTTGAAGCGGCGCTAGATACTCCTAATCAGCCTGCTCCTGCTGTCACAACACCAGGAGTAATTCCGCCTTCAAAGACTGCTGGGAATATTGCAGCTTCTATAGCTGCGGACAAAAACACAGTCACAGTAACTATCTATAAACCAGATAATCAATGCCAAGATCTGGTGGCAGAAAAAGTAGCCGTTCCATCTGCGCGTACCGTAGAAGCGGCGGTGGGTAGAGTCATTGAGGATCGAGCCAACTCAGATTTTAATCTTGCTGGGTATCGCGTCAGCGTTAATTCACAAACTGGTGTAGCTACAGTTGATATGCGCGTATCGGGTAATTCTAGACGCCAATTTGTCTCTTTGTCTTCGTGCGAACAGTTTGCTCTCTTTGGTAGCTTGCGGAAAACTTTAACCAGTAACTCGCAATGGAAGATTAAAGATGTTCGTTTCACCGAGCAAGGGGAAGAAATTTACCTCTAA
- a CDS encoding DNA-3-methyladenine glycosylase produces MNFSKFTQIVEPNWLARPSTLVAPDLIGCTLVRLLPNGEIVRGIIVETEAYGPDDPACHAYRRRTRRNEVMFGPAGRSYVYLIYGLYRCLNIVTDSEGVPSAVLIRALQLESVPPWIDQPPASKVHRIAAGPGKLCQVLQIDLSLNALVLQQGNPLWLEHRLEQFQADIVQTTRIGLSQGADLPLRWYLNKCPSVSKL; encoded by the coding sequence ATGAATTTTAGCAAATTTACTCAGATTGTAGAACCTAATTGGCTGGCGCGTCCATCAACCTTAGTAGCGCCAGATCTTATAGGCTGCACGTTAGTGCGCTTGCTGCCCAATGGCGAGATTGTTCGCGGAATAATTGTGGAAACAGAAGCCTACGGGCCAGACGATCCAGCTTGTCACGCCTACCGACGACGCACAAGGCGCAATGAGGTGATGTTTGGGCCAGCCGGAAGAAGTTATGTCTATTTAATATATGGTTTGTATCGCTGCCTTAATATTGTCACGGACAGCGAAGGAGTTCCCAGCGCAGTTTTAATTCGTGCCTTGCAGCTAGAATCAGTACCGCCTTGGATTGACCAACCTCCAGCGTCGAAAGTGCATAGAATTGCCGCTGGACCGGGTAAACTCTGCCAAGTTCTGCAAATTGACTTGAGTTTGAATGCACTTGTATTGCAACAGGGGAACCCCCTATGGCTGGAACATAGGCTAGAGCAATTTCAAGCAGACATTGTACAAACTACTAGGATTGGCTTATCGCAGGGGGCTGATTTACCCCTGCGATGGTATTTGAATAAGTGTCCTTCTGTCTCTAAGCTTTAG
- a CDS encoding MBL fold metallo-hydrolase: MSQRPPAHSQASEELACFPYGAGHGDEGVCLLVRMGRHRILLDCGLADISPLLVEGKPPADLVLCTHAHPDHARGLLALHQAFPQLPIYASEVTTQLLPLNWPDIEPKDIIRFCQALPWRSPVEFIDGLCAELFPAGHLPGAAAIQLTYTAPHRSYTILYTGDFFLSNSRLVEGLPLEALRGLEPDVLIVEGSYGTARHPHRRQQENSLVDRINLAIAQQQSVLLPVPTLGLGQELLMLLRSHHLFTGRDLDIWVDGTVAGGCDAYLELLPHLPTSVQNFARHQPLFWDARVRPRMRRLPPEQRGSVGRSPCIVLTDRAVDWREYWQPDANAWVLLLPQTPGYPVRTQDLGLASVETYLLAQHSDGLGTTQLIHNLRPQHVIFIHGSPTYLGDLTGLEELQNRYHLHSPTTQTLVELPIGETFVQPAAPTETNYEGELTELGTVVTITLPEAIAADPRWNHFADTGLVEARWQGEELVLRGLSQRELLSQGGNTRIPADIECCGNCRHQRGQRCWNPDSPLYGFKVTPEGYCPVFQPAHGTE, translated from the coding sequence ATGAGTCAACGTCCCCCAGCACACTCTCAGGCTAGTGAAGAGTTAGCGTGTTTCCCCTATGGCGCAGGTCATGGGGATGAAGGAGTGTGCTTGTTGGTGAGGATGGGGCGACACCGCATTCTGCTTGACTGTGGGTTAGCAGACATTTCGCCATTGCTGGTAGAGGGGAAACCACCGGCAGATTTAGTGTTGTGTACTCACGCACACCCGGATCACGCGAGGGGTTTGCTGGCTCTACATCAAGCTTTCCCGCAGTTGCCTATTTACGCCAGCGAAGTGACAACTCAGTTGTTGCCGCTAAATTGGCCGGATATCGAGCCGAAGGATATTATTAGATTCTGTCAGGCGTTGCCTTGGCGATCGCCTGTCGAATTTATTGATGGGCTTTGTGCCGAATTATTCCCCGCGGGACATTTGCCTGGAGCAGCAGCGATTCAGTTGACTTACACTGCTCCTCACCGCTCTTACACCATACTTTATACTGGCGACTTTTTCCTCTCTAACTCGCGGCTGGTGGAGGGATTGCCCCTAGAAGCTTTGCGGGGTCTGGAGCCAGACGTGCTGATCGTTGAGGGCAGTTATGGCACGGCTCGCCACCCCCATCGTCGTCAACAAGAAAACAGCCTGGTGGATCGGATAAACCTGGCGATCGCTCAACAGCAATCCGTCTTGCTACCAGTGCCAACTTTGGGTCTGGGTCAAGAACTTCTGATGCTCCTGCGGAGCCATCACCTCTTCACTGGCCGCGACTTGGATATCTGGGTAGATGGCACAGTGGCGGGCGGCTGCGATGCTTACTTGGAACTACTGCCCCACCTGCCTACTTCTGTACAGAACTTTGCTCGACATCAACCCCTGTTTTGGGATGCTCGCGTGCGCCCCCGGATGCGCCGTTTGCCGCCAGAACAACGCGGCTCTGTTGGTCGCTCTCCTTGCATCGTCCTTACCGATAGAGCAGTTGATTGGCGAGAATACTGGCAGCCTGATGCTAATGCTTGGGTCTTATTACTCCCTCAAACACCAGGATACCCCGTCAGAACTCAGGACTTAGGGCTGGCCAGCGTGGAAACCTATTTGCTGGCTCAACATTCCGATGGCCTGGGAACAACGCAACTGATTCATAATTTGCGTCCCCAGCACGTAATTTTTATTCACGGTTCTCCGACTTACTTAGGAGACCTGACTGGTTTGGAGGAGTTGCAAAACCGCTACCACTTGCATTCTCCCACAACCCAAACCTTGGTAGAGCTGCCAATTGGCGAAACGTTTGTTCAACCTGCGGCACCAACTGAAACCAACTACGAAGGGGAGCTTACTGAGCTGGGAACGGTAGTGACTATTACGCTACCAGAAGCGATCGCTGCCGATCCTCGCTGGAACCATTTTGCAGATACTGGGTTAGTAGAAGCTCGTTGGCAGGGTGAGGAACTGGTGTTGCGCGGGTTATCCCAACGCGAATTACTAAGTCAGGGGGGCAACACCAGAATCCCTGCTGATATCGAATGCTGTGGCAACTGTCGTCACCAAAGGGGGCAGCGGTGTTGGAATCCAGATTCTCCTCTGTATGGCTTTAAAGTCACGCCAGAAGGTTACTGTCCCGTATTTCAACCCGCTCACGGGACGGAGTGA
- a CDS encoding DUF6679 family protein, which yields MLHRKIYQLCCDGREVCIFLRDQQRWIERARIIDIEGDLVTLRYETDEEDEACSWEEMLRLESIGAVQTKLASVPRGNAEPLVSDDCPEAEQIRPRSPEDGGTRD from the coding sequence ATGCTACACCGCAAGATTTATCAACTCTGTTGCGATGGTCGTGAGGTCTGTATTTTCTTGCGGGATCAGCAACGTTGGATAGAACGCGCTCGCATCATCGACATTGAAGGAGATTTAGTTACCCTACGCTACGAGACCGACGAAGAAGATGAAGCCTGTTCTTGGGAAGAAATGCTGCGCTTAGAAAGCATTGGCGCGGTTCAGACGAAGCTGGCATCAGTACCTAGAGGCAATGCTGAACCTCTCGTCTCTGATGATTGCCCAGAAGCAGAACAAATTCGCCCTCGTTCCCCAGAAGATGGCGGGACTAGAGATTAG
- a CDS encoding aldose epimerase: MEAIAVREQQYKTYILSDVAAQAQLEVVPERGGIITQWRIRDREILYLDAERFANPELSVRGGIPILFPICGNLPENTYTHQGRQYTLKQHGFARDLPWEVTDTTTADPISITLVLNSNDRTRALYPFDFQVAFTYQLKGNTLEIRQRYTNQSAEPMPFSTGLHPYFVSSDKTQLKFDIPSDQYADQRTKTTHFFNGDFDFNSDEIDAAFLNVSSQSANVTDASRQLQLTLSYDESYSIVVFWTVKGKDFYCLEPWSAPRNALNSGDRLIYLDPGASCETRVCLSATFF; this comes from the coding sequence GTGGAAGCGATCGCCGTTCGCGAACAGCAATACAAAACCTACATCCTCTCAGATGTTGCCGCCCAGGCGCAGCTAGAAGTCGTCCCAGAGCGCGGTGGCATCATTACACAATGGCGGATTCGCGATCGCGAAATCCTATATCTAGATGCAGAAAGATTTGCCAATCCAGAATTAAGCGTGCGGGGCGGAATTCCCATTCTGTTTCCCATCTGCGGCAACTTACCTGAAAATACCTACACCCATCAAGGCAGACAATACACCCTCAAGCAACACGGCTTTGCCCGCGACCTGCCTTGGGAAGTCACCGACACAACTACGGCTGACCCGATTAGCATTACCCTCGTACTCAACAGCAACGATCGAACCCGTGCCCTTTATCCATTTGATTTCCAAGTAGCCTTCACCTACCAACTTAAGGGCAACACCCTAGAAATTCGGCAACGGTACACCAACCAGTCGGCTGAACCGATGCCTTTTTCAACTGGTTTGCATCCCTACTTTGTTTCTTCCGACAAGACACAGCTAAAGTTTGATATCCCATCCGACCAATACGCAGACCAGCGCACCAAAACAACCCATTTTTTCAACGGCGACTTTGACTTCAACAGCGATGAAATTGACGCTGCTTTTCTTAATGTTTCTAGCCAGTCGGCAAACGTAACCGACGCTAGCCGCCAGTTGCAGCTAACACTCAGTTACGACGAAAGCTATTCGATCGTAGTTTTCTGGACAGTTAAGGGCAAAGACTTTTACTGCCTAGAGCCTTGGAGTGCCCCTCGTAACGCGCTCAACAGTGGCGATCGCTTGATTTACCTAGATCCTGGAGCTAGTTGCGAAACACGAGTTTGCCTGAGTGCAACTTTCTTCTGA
- the fba gene encoding class II fructose-bisphosphate aldolase (catalyzes the reversible aldol condensation of dihydroxyacetonephosphate and glyceraldehyde 3-phosphate in the Calvin cycle, glycolysis, and/or gluconeogenesis): MALVPMRLLLDHAAENNYGIPAYNVNNMEQIQAIMQAAHETNSPVILQASRGARKYAGENFLRHLILAAVETYPHIPIVMHQDHGNEPATCYSAIRNGFTSVMMDGSLEADAKTPATFEYNVNVTREVVKVAHSIGASVEGELGCLGSLETGMGEAEDGHGAEGVLSHDQLLTDPDEAVAFVEQTQVDALAVAIGTSHGAYKFTRKPTGEILAISRIEEIHRRLPNTHLVMHGSSSVPEDLLALINQYGGTIPETYGVPVEEIQKGIQSGVRKINIDTDNRLAITAAVREALAKDTKEFDPRHFLKPSIKYMQKVCSDRYNSFGTAGNGTKIKQMSLDEYAAKYAKGDLNAVTKKAVTA, encoded by the coding sequence ATGGCGCTCGTACCAATGCGGCTGCTTTTGGATCACGCGGCTGAGAACAATTACGGCATCCCAGCTTACAACGTCAACAACATGGAGCAGATCCAAGCCATCATGCAGGCTGCCCATGAGACAAACAGCCCGGTGATTCTGCAAGCTTCTCGTGGCGCTCGTAAGTATGCTGGCGAAAATTTCCTGCGCCACCTGATTTTGGCAGCGGTGGAAACCTACCCCCACATCCCCATTGTCATGCACCAAGATCATGGCAATGAACCAGCCACCTGCTACTCTGCTATCCGCAACGGCTTCACCAGCGTGATGATGGACGGTTCCCTAGAAGCCGATGCCAAGACTCCAGCTACCTTCGAGTACAACGTCAACGTCACCCGCGAAGTGGTGAAAGTTGCCCACTCGATCGGTGCCAGCGTTGAAGGCGAACTTGGCTGCTTGGGTTCTCTGGAAACTGGTATGGGTGAAGCTGAAGACGGTCACGGTGCTGAAGGCGTTCTTTCGCACGACCAACTACTGACCGACCCAGACGAAGCTGTTGCCTTCGTTGAGCAAACCCAGGTAGATGCTTTGGCAGTTGCCATCGGCACCAGTCACGGCGCTTACAAGTTCACCCGTAAGCCGACCGGAGAAATCCTGGCTATCAGCCGCATTGAAGAAATTCACCGCCGCCTGCCCAACACCCACTTGGTTATGCACGGTTCCTCGTCTGTACCAGAAGATTTGCTCGCCCTGATTAACCAGTACGGCGGTACAATCCCCGAAACCTACGGCGTGCCTGTTGAAGAAATTCAGAAGGGTATTCAGAGCGGCGTCCGCAAAATCAACATTGACACCGATAACCGCTTGGCAATCACCGCTGCTGTGCGGGAAGCGCTAGCCAAAGATACTAAGGAGTTTGACCCCCGTCACTTCTTGAAGCCTTCCATTAAGTATATGCAGAAGGTTTGTTCAGACCGCTACAACTCTTTTGGCACTGCTGGTAATGGTACCAAGATCAAGCAGATGTCTTTGGATGAGTATGCTGCTAAGTATGCCAAGGGCGATTTGAACGCTGTCACCAAGAAGGCTGTTACTGCCTAA